A genome region from Streptomyces showdoensis includes the following:
- a CDS encoding GntR family transcriptional regulator, which produces MGTDAGAGAGAPAGARAPADTGPGATAPEGGWLRDQVCEGLRDRIITGRLKPGDRLVERDVAEDFGVSRVPVREAIRILIGEGFLQTVSQRRIVVRELTRQDVENLFDMREALEVLAVRRASERRTLAELDVLARLLARARAATDSGGPEELSRANAAFHGQIVRMSRNELLVTALESLEGRLRWLFQQVDDPGPLWEEHRLLYEAVAAADADAAAEHALHHVRHYRAVAMRLLFSA; this is translated from the coding sequence ATGGGCACGGACGCAGGAGCGGGCGCGGGCGCACCTGCGGGCGCGCGCGCACCCGCGGACACGGGGCCGGGTGCGACCGCCCCCGAGGGCGGCTGGCTCCGCGACCAGGTCTGCGAGGGGCTTCGCGACCGCATCATCACGGGCCGGCTCAAGCCCGGTGACCGGCTCGTCGAGCGCGACGTGGCGGAGGACTTCGGGGTCTCGCGGGTCCCCGTGCGGGAGGCCATCCGCATCCTCATCGGCGAGGGCTTCCTGCAGACCGTCTCGCAGCGCCGGATCGTCGTCCGCGAGCTGACCCGGCAGGACGTCGAGAACCTCTTCGACATGCGCGAGGCCCTGGAGGTCCTGGCCGTCCGCCGGGCCTCCGAACGCCGTACGCTCGCCGAGCTCGACGTGCTGGCCCGGCTGCTCGCACGGGCCCGCGCCGCGACCGACTCGGGCGGCCCGGAGGAACTCTCGCGCGCCAACGCCGCGTTCCACGGCCAGATCGTGCGCATGTCGCGCAACGAACTGCTCGTCACCGCCCTCGAATCGCTGGAGGGGCGGCTGCGCTGGCTGTTCCAGCAGGTGGACGACCCCGGGCCGCTGTGGGAGGAGCACCGCCTGCTGTACGAGGCGGTCGCGGCGGCCGACGCGGACGCGGCGGCGGAGCACGCGCTGCACCACGTGCGCCACTACCGCGCGGTGGCGATGCGCCTCCTCTTCTCGGCCTGA